The following proteins are encoded in a genomic region of Takifugu flavidus isolate HTHZ2018 chromosome 3, ASM371156v2, whole genome shotgun sequence:
- the LOC130522206 gene encoding CD59 glycoprotein-like translates to MKGSLWICLLVCSTLTGLASAIRCYSCKDYTASCSKQRDCSYDDACLTLNERGGMTYRQCLKYSDCEYSRLGQMFPQVSSFTFKCCNSDLCNSAPSSAASSAIGLLASLLITWWCMM, encoded by the exons ATGAAGGGCTCTCTGTGGATCTGTCTGCTGGTCTGCTCAACCTTGACTGGCTTGG CATCAGCTATCCGGTGCTACAGCTGTAAGGACTACACTGCCAGCTGCTCGAAACAACGAGACTGTAGCTATGACGACGCCTGCCTCACACTCAACGAGAGAG gtggaatgACGTACCGTCAGTGCCTGAAGTATTCAGACTGTGAGTACAGTCGACTGGGACAGATGTTTCCTCAG GTTTCCAGTTTCACCTTCAAGTGCTGTAACTCTGACCTGTGTAACTCCGCCCCCTCGTCTGCAGCCAGCTCTGCCATTGGTCTCCTTGCCTCGCTGCTCATCACGTGGTGGTGTATGATGTGA